One Pseudomonadota bacterium DNA window includes the following coding sequences:
- a CDS encoding TonB-dependent receptor: MLGLGSAYAQSEDEREQSAANGAIEEVVAIAVVTANRREQDLQQVGISAASFSGERIESAGITETSDLGLLTTGLIVSEAGGSELSGNVTIRGVSQNDFTGQIESPNAFYIDNFYQPAASSAVQQLYDLKRVEVLKGPQGTLFGRNATGGLLNVFTNDPTPELSGHLQVGTGTRDNFNVTGAISGPLSDTVTGRIAIYRNTHEPYYENITETGPDLNGDDTVASRVKLFIQPESGLTVKLGADYYRADYRGTGGALIVPAALDPETGLGFNLPRDTPFALAPDFVQTGEAFETSASIPGGYFREAWGTTADISYDFGGFSFQALSNYSSVVTDYMEDNDQTPFDTGTFAQDSDSDHFTQELRLLGSTDKLIWSAGVYFLHIDGTYGNRFNFIAADADLSTIYSIETQSYSAFGQLTYEFNEMFALTVGGRVVYDTRDYNYTFSCLGDPAAGCAGFGGPGTIGEAALANPGGLNESANETGWTGRVQLDFKPNDDVLLYASLNRGYKGFNFNANFAGNVPLEGLILDGEELLAYELGGKFTLFDGIATFNVAGYYYDYENYHAFDQRGLNFTLFNADSEVSGVEADLTVTPGDGWTIAAGANYIFKADVFEVPIADQLLTRRAAQTPDIAGNVSIQKAFEASAGRFTVQAAMAFSSDFFSYLSNAPNTLLPSFQNYNARIGFEPRSIPALSLAVHCTNCSNNQRPNYAFDLAVAGYTELNFANPRVFGLEARMEF, translated from the coding sequence TCGGTCTGCTAACCACAGGCCTGATCGTGTCGGAGGCTGGTGGCTCGGAACTCTCTGGGAATGTCACTATCCGCGGCGTGTCGCAGAACGACTTCACGGGCCAGATCGAATCGCCCAACGCCTTCTATATCGACAATTTCTACCAGCCCGCGGCGTCCAGTGCTGTCCAGCAGCTGTACGACCTCAAGCGCGTCGAAGTCCTGAAGGGGCCGCAAGGCACGCTATTCGGCCGCAACGCCACGGGGGGCTTGCTCAACGTCTTCACCAATGACCCGACGCCTGAGCTCAGCGGACACCTGCAAGTGGGCACCGGCACGCGCGACAACTTCAATGTGACCGGCGCCATATCCGGTCCACTCAGCGATACGGTCACCGGGCGAATCGCAATCTACCGCAACACGCATGAGCCATACTACGAGAACATCACGGAGACCGGACCAGATCTCAACGGCGACGATACAGTGGCCTCCAGGGTCAAACTCTTCATTCAGCCGGAGAGCGGCCTGACGGTTAAGCTTGGCGCCGATTACTATCGAGCTGACTACAGAGGCACAGGTGGGGCACTGATCGTACCCGCGGCCCTCGATCCGGAGACCGGCCTCGGGTTCAATCTACCGCGCGACACGCCGTTTGCGCTCGCCCCCGATTTCGTTCAGACCGGCGAGGCCTTCGAAACCTCGGCCTCAATTCCGGGCGGTTACTTCCGCGAAGCGTGGGGGACAACCGCGGATATCTCTTATGATTTCGGTGGATTTTCCTTTCAGGCGCTCTCCAATTACTCCAGTGTGGTAACAGACTACATGGAGGATAACGACCAAACGCCGTTCGATACCGGCACCTTCGCCCAAGATTCCGACAGCGATCACTTCACGCAAGAACTGCGATTGTTGGGCAGCACGGACAAGCTCATCTGGAGCGCCGGCGTCTACTTCCTGCACATCGATGGGACCTACGGTAACCGCTTCAACTTCATTGCAGCGGACGCGGATCTCTCAACGATTTACAGCATCGAAACGCAGTCCTATTCTGCTTTCGGGCAGCTCACCTACGAGTTCAACGAGATGTTCGCGCTCACGGTCGGGGGGCGCGTGGTCTACGATACGCGGGACTACAACTACACCTTCTCTTGCCTCGGCGATCCCGCTGCTGGCTGCGCCGGCTTTGGCGGTCCCGGAACGATTGGTGAGGCTGCCCTGGCCAACCCGGGTGGCCTCAACGAGAGCGCGAATGAGACCGGTTGGACGGGGCGTGTCCAGCTCGATTTCAAGCCCAACGACGACGTCCTGCTCTACGCGTCTCTCAACCGCGGCTACAAGGGCTTTAACTTCAATGCGAACTTCGCCGGCAACGTGCCACTTGAGGGGCTCATACTAGACGGCGAAGAATTGCTCGCTTACGAACTAGGCGGCAAGTTTACGCTGTTCGATGGCATCGCAACGTTCAACGTGGCGGGCTACTACTACGACTACGAGAACTACCACGCCTTCGATCAGCGTGGCCTGAACTTCACGCTGTTCAACGCAGACTCGGAAGTCTCTGGCGTAGAGGCGGATTTAACCGTCACGCCAGGCGACGGCTGGACGATCGCCGCTGGCGCCAACTACATTTTCAAAGCCGATGTGTTCGAGGTGCCAATCGCCGACCAGCTCCTCACGCGCCGTGCTGCACAAACACCGGATATCGCAGGCAACGTGTCGATCCAAAAGGCCTTCGAAGCATCCGCCGGACGATTTACCGTGCAAGCAGCGATGGCCTTCTCTAGCGACTTTTTTTCATATCTCAGCAACGCCCCGAACACGCTCCTGCCGTCGTTCCAGAACTACAACGCCAGGATTGGCTTTGAGCCGCGGTCCATTCCAGCCCTGTCACTTGCAGTACACTGCACTAATTGCTCAAACAACCAGCGACCTAACTATGCGTTTGACCTTGCTGTCGCCGGATATACTGAGCTGAACTTTGCTAACCCGCGCGTCTTTGGTCTCGAAGCGCGAATGGAGTTCTAG